From the genome of Solanum dulcamara chromosome 12, daSolDulc1.2, whole genome shotgun sequence:
CCATCAAAATTTTCAATGAGGACGGGGATAATATCGTATCAAATTGGTCACTCATAGCGTGAGCAGTGACCAAAACACAAATATATAAGTCAAAATTATACACTAATGATTAAACTTTGGGGGTTAGGTTCTATTGTAGAATTAATTAGAAAGAATGAAAAACCAACCTTTTCAGTTGGTGGGATTCAAAAAGATGTGCATTGGGATGGTTTGTTTCAATATTAttctttattaaaatatttgttttgCATAAAAAAGGTTCGTATGATTTGGTGGTCAATGAAATTGGAGGAGAACTGTGAAGTCTCATGTTTAAATTTCATTTAGAAGCCAAAAAACACTACGTGATATTTTCCTATCTGTCTAAATCTCGAAGGCAGAGCTATCCAATAAAAAATTGTGTGCGTGCAAGTTGGTTCAAACACTATTGTCCAAATTATTTTAGATATCATCAGAATTTGGATATCACGTTTATTCGAGCCATAGAAAAgagtaaaaggaaaaaaaaacagtCTATTATGCATTTCTCTGGTTTTTTTTTACACAACAGGCACTTTGCTGATTAAAAGAATAACaacaatcaagaaaacaaaaatctttgttacaaatattatgaaaagAATAATGGTCTCAAGCAGTATCCTCTGGTGCCATAAGATAAATTGGCCTCTTGTTGATTGGTTGCAATGGTCTTCCATTCCTTTCAGCATACTGCATTCAAATTAGATTACAGTTATAAGACGTGGAGTCAAGATTTAAAGTTTTTGAACTTGTACGACATCTCATTATAGTCTCAATTGTTATTATATATGGACTTAATCAATGTTAAGTTGTAAGCTTCTCTAATTATGATTAGGAGAACTTACATCATGAACAGCTTCTCTAAGCATTTTGACTTGAGCTCTTGAAACAGTCCTCACCTAAAATTGATTACAAATTGCATTAAacatattattagtataaatgTTCTTATCTTGAACATAAAAATTAGTTGTTAATATGGACTTAATCAAtattaagttgttaattatgtACCTTTTTTTTAATAGTCCAAATGACCCCTTCAGTGCAAGGAGGAACAGTAAGTGAACCCATATatctataatattttctactaCCAATCTTGATTTCTCTTGGATCAATCATGCCAGCATTTTTCACTTCATCCTTTTTGTCAATCATAGATGATATATTTCTTATCAACTGCATGCCAACAAAATCATGTTAATTAATTACCAATTGCACACAAAATTTTACATCTTTCAAAATTAAGAAACTAATTTGAATAGAGTTGGTACATACGATTATGCTAAATAATTTGATTAGTGGTTGCAAGAAAGAGTTGGTTTATTTAATATACTCTTCCACTTGAAGtttataaactcaaaatgtcAACTGTTGAGTTCATCACACGTACATTTGAGACAATGCGCATGCAGATTGACCTAGACCTCATTTGGCGTCATTAAAATTAagatatttgaatttgaatataCATAATCTTATACCATgtagaataataacaataataatatagttatatataaaGAGGTTTACCTTGGAGAGAAATCGATCGGCTTTGCCAATCTTATAAAGGACTCCAATCACAACAATTTTATTTGTTGCATTTTCGTTTAAGTGAACCAGGTGCATTTCCATgtcatacctataccaaaatagcattaaataaataagaattaaaTATATAGTTTTATTATCTTTTTCGGATTCGAgaatataaaaaacaaaaaattaatatgaaatacTTCATCTTTTAATGGGTCTTATATACCCAATACAAATTCAGATTAATCAAATCCTAATACAGATAACGAATTCATACCTTCTTCCATTGACAGTGTGTTCGGAAGGAGAGTGCCAATGGGCTTGTTGTAGAGGATAATTTGTGCCATTGATAAAAACAGATCCAGCATCACCATGCCATTGTAACTGCACTCATATATACTACTTTAgtatttttatgatttcttattggtaattaattaacaatttgactattaaaattcaattgaacTGTATATAAGAGTGAAAAAaagagttctttttttttttgggaaacaAAGGTACACTTTGAATTACTAGTGGTTTAGATCTAGACATCTAGTGGCTCAATCATGTAATGGTTCAACTTGCAACCTGAAGAATAATAGCATTTTTTTGTTGAAGGATAATTTACGATTGCCACTACTTATTGCACCTTTTATAgcacctatttttttttcccCGCTATTagatcattaaaaaaatatttataatagaaACAAAGGATTTGAATTTTAAGATGACGCTTTTGAGTGCAAGTATTTGagc
Proteins encoded in this window:
- the LOC129876741 gene encoding alpha carbonic anhydrase 7-like, with amino-acid sequence MRQQRYLSVLFIIIIFFSATFIKAQEVEDEREFDYGEKSEKGPKMWGKLKKEWEACNNGEMQSPIDMSHERVRIIQKPEKRHYKLCNATVKNRGHDISLQWHGDAGSVFINGTNYPLQQAHWHSPSEHTVNGRRYDMEMHLVHLNENATNKIVVIGVLYKIGKADRFLSKLIRNISSMIDKKDEVKNAGMIDPREIKIGSRKYYRYMGSLTVPPCTEGVIWTIKKKVRTVSRAQVKMLREAVHDYAERNGRPLQPINKRPIYLMAPEDTA